In Drosophila santomea strain STO CAGO 1482 chromosome 2L, Prin_Dsan_1.1, whole genome shotgun sequence, a single window of DNA contains:
- the LOC120458316 gene encoding adenosine kinase: MEYLSYMYEKIFGGNPPTDDTQGAFHTPRKVICFGNVLLDRLVQLEDPQLLERFGLELGSKGELDMEKLNQLAVEASESSQCLTNPGGSALNTARILKQLGTDALFFGAVGADKHAEELRQIIRDRGIEARLQTVEDAHTGQCVCLMYQDNPTLYANIGASAQFQVQTLSHAVSHEGQSFLRPVERKQILYVEGFFVPQRSDVCDYIVQHLVRERRRLALNLSAPYIVRKNHRAMMQLARAAFFLFGNRQEFEALAEAAGGFRNVDELADHLLQSGGTKVIFVTNGSAGVQVITNYVEELAPPGPVSFEDYRAQRVDQLVDATGAGDAFVAGFLHAWLEKRSLGECIRMASNVAAKVVTQVGCNLP; encoded by the exons ATGGAGTACCTGAGCTACATGTACGAGAAAATCTTTGGAGGCAATCCTCCCACGGACGACACGCAAGGGGCATTCCACAC GCCCCGCAAGGTCATCTGCTTCGGCAACGTCCTGCTGGACCGACTGGTTCAGCTCGAGGACCCACAACTCCTGGAGCGGTTCGGCCTGGAACTGGGCTCCAAGGGCGAACTGGACATGGAGAAACTCAACCAGCTGGCAGTAGAGGCTTCCGAGAG CTCTCAGTGCCTTACAAATCCTGGTGGCTCTGCCCTCAACACTGCCCGCATCCTGAAGCAGCTGGGCACAGACGCCCTCTTCTTTGGCGCCGTAGGAGCCGACAAGCACGCCGAGGAACTGCGCCAGATCATCAGGGATCGCGGCATCGAGGCCAGGCTGCAGACCGTTGAGGATGCACACACGGGGCAGTGCGTGTGCCTCATGTATCAGGATAACCCCACGCTGTACGCCAACATCGGCGCTTCGGCTCAGTTCCAGGTGCAGACACTGAGCCACGCTGTCAGTCACGAAGGTCAGAGCTTCCTGCGACCCGTGGAGCGCAAACAAATCCTGTACGTGGAGGGCTTCTTTGTGCCCCAGAGGAGTGATGTGTGCGACTACATAGTGCAGCATCTGGTGCGGGAGCGGAGACGACTGGCCCTTAATCTCAGTGCCCCATACATCGTGAGGAAAAATCACCGAGCTATGATGCAACTGGCCCGGGCCGCATTCTTCCTGTTCGGAAACCGTCAGGAGTTCGAGGCGCTGGCCGAGGCTGCGGGAGGGTTCCGAAACGTCGATGAACTGGCGGATCATCTCCTGCAGTCCGGTGGCACCAAGGTCATCTTCGTCACTAACGGCAGTGCCGGCGTACAGGTAATCACCAACTACGTGGAAGAGCTGGCTCCACCGGGACCCGTCAGCTTTGAGGACTACAGGGCGCAGCGCGTAGATCAGCTGGTGGATGCCACAGGTGCCGGAGATGCCTTTGTGGCCGGATTTCTGCACGCCTGGTTGGAGAAGCGCTCGCTGGGCGAGTGCATCCGAATGGCCTCCAATGTGGCCGCCAAGGTCGTCACCCAGGTGGGCTGCAATTTGCCCTAG